From a single Bacteroidota bacterium genomic region:
- the murB gene encoding UDP-N-acetylmuramate dehydrogenase, whose amino-acid sequence MTILENYSIRSLNTFGMNVTARWFAEVRTHEDLSELCELAEKKNSAKFILGGGSNILFTKDVDALVMKNDIHGISVVSENENEVVVKAGAGEVWHDLVLFSIKNNFGGVENLSLIPGSVGAGPMQNIGAYGVELKNVFHSLEAFHLRDKVVKTFSADECKFGYRESVFKHELKDHFFISSVTLCLSKKPKFNITYGALEKELEKMGVKELSIAAISQAVINIRTSKLPDPKVIGNAGSFFKNPVVSAEKHAQLKKDFPEIISYANGNDFKLAAGWLIEQCGWKGKRFGDAGVHKDQALVLVNYANAKGKEIFDLSTEILKSVKEKFGVELEREVNIL is encoded by the coding sequence GTGACTATTCTTGAAAATTATTCCATCCGTTCACTGAATACTTTCGGAATGAATGTAACTGCGCGATGGTTTGCAGAAGTGAGAACGCATGAAGATCTTTCTGAATTGTGTGAGCTTGCAGAAAAAAAGAATTCGGCGAAATTCATCCTCGGCGGTGGAAGCAATATTCTTTTCACGAAAGATGTGGATGCACTGGTAATGAAAAATGACATTCACGGAATTTCGGTGGTGAGTGAAAATGAAAATGAAGTGGTCGTGAAAGCAGGTGCAGGAGAAGTATGGCACGATCTCGTACTCTTCAGTATTAAAAATAATTTCGGCGGCGTGGAAAATCTTTCGCTCATTCCCGGGAGCGTGGGCGCGGGCCCCATGCAGAACATAGGCGCGTACGGGGTGGAACTTAAAAATGTTTTTCATTCGCTCGAAGCTTTTCATCTTCGTGATAAAGTGGTAAAAACTTTTTCCGCTGATGAATGTAAATTCGGTTACCGCGAAAGTGTTTTTAAACATGAACTGAAAGACCACTTCTTCATTTCTTCCGTCACATTATGCCTCTCGAAAAAACCGAAGTTCAATATCACTTACGGCGCCCTGGAAAAAGAGCTGGAAAAAATGGGCGTAAAAGAATTATCGATAGCTGCAATTTCGCAGGCAGTGATCAATATCCGCACCAGCAAATTGCCCGATCCGAAAGTCATTGGCAACGCAGGAAGTTTTTTCAAGAACCCGGTTGTAAGTGCAGAGAAACATGCTCAACTGAAAAAAGATTTTCCTGAAATTATTTCTTACGCGAATGGAAATGATTTCAAACTCGCCGCCGGCTGGCTCATCGAACAATGCGGATGGAAAGGAAAACGTTTTGGTGATGCCGGCGTACATAAAGACCAGGCGCTGGTGCTCGTGAATTATGCGAATGCGAAAGGAAAAGAAATTTTTGATCTGTCGACGGAGATACTGAAAAGTGTGAAAGAGAAATTTGGAGTTGAATTGGAGAGGGAAGTGAATATTTTGTGA
- the aroB gene encoding 3-dehydroquinate synthase — protein sequence MSSPFDTITTPGYSIHIGDSALNQLNSFLKKNKFSSIFILVDEHTLQHCLPVLIANVKQLSEAEVIELESGEKNKTLDVCTNMWRALGELRANRKSLLINLGGGVITDIGGFIAAAFKRGISFVNVPTTLLAMIDASAGGKTGVDLDGLKNEIGFFYDPRELFIFPGFLRTLPKREMLAGFAEALKHGLIADKTYWEFLKTANPGDASHWEELITRSIRIKLSFVEQDPREQGARKALNFGHTIGHAIESYFLERAQTSVLHGEAVAMGMICEAWLSKEYCGMSDEELEEITTNILQHYEMIDLDDVANNRVIELMRHDKKNEKGEISFSLIKNIGQPVINKKIPAADIMEALNYYRFTATHSRN from the coding sequence ATGAGCTCCCCGTTCGACACCATTACAACTCCGGGCTATTCCATTCACATCGGGGATTCTGCGCTCAACCAGCTCAACTCATTTCTGAAAAAAAATAAATTCTCTTCCATTTTCATTCTTGTTGATGAACACACCCTGCAGCATTGCCTTCCGGTGCTCATCGCAAATGTGAAACAACTCAGTGAAGCGGAAGTGATAGAACTCGAAAGCGGTGAAAAAAATAAAACACTCGACGTGTGTACGAATATGTGGCGCGCACTTGGCGAACTCCGCGCCAACAGAAAATCATTACTCATCAATCTCGGCGGTGGGGTGATCACTGACATAGGCGGATTCATTGCTGCAGCTTTCAAAAGAGGAATTTCATTCGTGAATGTCCCTACTACATTGCTCGCCATGATTGATGCATCTGCAGGTGGAAAAACAGGCGTTGATCTCGACGGACTCAAAAACGAGATTGGATTTTTTTATGATCCCCGCGAACTTTTTATTTTTCCAGGTTTCCTTCGCACACTTCCGAAAAGAGAAATGCTCGCCGGGTTTGCAGAAGCGCTCAAGCACGGACTCATTGCCGATAAAACGTATTGGGAATTTCTGAAGACTGCGAATCCCGGGGATGCTTCTCATTGGGAAGAACTCATTACGCGTTCCATCCGCATTAAACTCAGTTTTGTTGAACAGGATCCGCGCGAACAGGGCGCACGCAAGGCGCTCAACTTCGGCCACACCATTGGCCACGCCATTGAAAGTTATTTTCTCGAGCGCGCACAGACTTCCGTTCTGCATGGCGAAGCAGTTGCTATGGGAATGATCTGTGAAGCGTGGCTCTCGAAAGAATATTGCGGCATGAGCGACGAAGAACTGGAGGAGATCACAACCAACATTCTTCAACACTATGAAATGATTGATCTCGATGATGTGGCGAACAACCGCGTGATCGAACTGATGCGTCATGATAAAAAAAATGAAAAAGGGGAGATCAGTTTTTCATTGATAAAAAATATCGGCCAGCCGGTGATCAACAAAAAAATTCCCGCTGCCGATATCATGGAAGCGCTCAACTATTATCGTTTTACCGCCACTCATTCCCGAAACTGA
- a CDS encoding 3-phosphoshikimate 1-carboxyvinyltransferase translates to MKLNISRKLKGEVKLPLSKSECNRLLIIRAITGTEYWIPEISDAEDTVSLGRIILELKDHKDGNTYDVGAAGTTMRFLSAYLSAIPGVFNLTGTARMKDRPIGILVHALEQLGADIEFPEKEGFPPLKIFGGPLNGGEIEVDGSVSSQFISALLMIAPTMHKGLVIHFKGNIVSRPYIEMTIRIMERFHIYPIWDGNSLVVSNQHYVIDDPEKQFEVEADWSAASYWYSMAALADEADIFLPGLKEDSLQADSVCALLFPFFGVSTTFTEKGVRLTKNGYRPNAFAFDFEDSPDIVQTVAVTAAALKIPTLMCGLNTLRLKETDRIKAIKSELKKTGVKCEEPGRGMLEIKTFDGKVDPKIKISTYEDHRMAMSFAPLGIKFPGIEIEDPEVVKKSYPGFWEEVGKISK, encoded by the coding sequence ATGAAGCTTAACATTTCCAGGAAACTCAAAGGAGAAGTGAAACTTCCACTCTCGAAAAGCGAATGCAATCGTCTTCTCATCATTCGCGCAATCACCGGAACAGAATATTGGATACCGGAAATTTCAGATGCGGAAGACACCGTTTCATTGGGAAGAATAATTCTTGAACTGAAAGATCATAAAGACGGAAATACGTACGATGTAGGTGCTGCAGGAACAACGATGCGTTTTCTCTCCGCTTATCTCTCCGCTATTCCGGGAGTTTTCAATCTCACCGGAACCGCGCGCATGAAAGATCGCCCCATCGGAATTCTTGTGCATGCACTCGAACAACTCGGCGCAGATATTGAATTTCCCGAGAAAGAAGGATTTCCGCCACTGAAAATTTTTGGCGGGCCTTTGAATGGCGGAGAAATAGAAGTGGATGGAAGTGTGAGCAGCCAGTTCATTTCTGCATTGCTCATGATCGCGCCTACCATGCACAAGGGACTCGTCATTCATTTCAAAGGAAATATTGTTTCGCGCCCTTACATTGAAATGACGATCCGCATCATGGAACGTTTTCATATTTATCCGATATGGGATGGAAATTCTCTCGTGGTAAGTAACCAGCATTACGTGATCGATGATCCGGAAAAACAATTTGAGGTGGAAGCCGACTGGAGCGCTGCTTCTTATTGGTACAGCATGGCCGCGCTTGCCGATGAAGCAGATATTTTTCTTCCGGGATTAAAGGAAGATAGTTTGCAGGCCGACTCTGTTTGCGCATTGCTGTTCCCTTTTTTCGGAGTCAGCACAACGTTCACAGAAAAAGGAGTTCGCTTAACGAAGAACGGTTATCGGCCGAATGCATTTGCATTTGACTTCGAAGATTCGCCCGATATTGTTCAAACCGTTGCAGTAACTGCAGCGGCGTTGAAAATTCCAACACTTATGTGCGGACTGAACACGCTGCGTTTAAAAGAAACAGATCGAATCAAAGCGATCAAATCAGAATTGAAAAAAACAGGAGTGAAGTGCGAAGAACCGGGAAGAGGAATGCTGGAGATAAAAACATTCGACGGAAAAGTAGATCCTAAAATAAAAATTTCTACTTACGAAGATCACCGCATGGCCATGTCGTTCGCGCCGCTCGGAATAAAATTTCCGGGAATTGAAATTGAGGATCCGGAAGTGGTGAAGAAATCCTATCCGGGGTTTTGGGAAGAGGTAGGGAAGATTTCTAAGTGA
- a CDS encoding M13 family metallopeptidase, translated as MKAIQRITPFLIVALFSIFGFSGAYTNLPDVFADKIDSSVDPAKDFFLYANGKWFKNNPIPSSETNWGVGDLVQEEIYKNLKSINENSASHTSDGTRETQQIGNFWSAGMDSANCEQKGITPLNDYLAIIDGAKDLPGVVNAMNKLECMQIGIFHSGISVGQDSKNSERMVVNLYQGGLGLPDRDYYFNTDADTKKIRAAYVKHIANVLALSGTNVKIAQKMSKKIVAFETSLATNSRKLAQLRDPYANYNMMGIDDVTKKLTPSIDWKAACTAQGLKNVDSIMVGQPEFFSQLEKLMKGTNVEVMKYYMRYHLVSAYASFLNKALDDEDFNFFGKILSGAQSQRPRWKRVLDAEEGAMGMVLGKLFVQEYFPEKTKKRYNDMVEAIRTAYAERIKRLDWMSDATKTKALDKLSRMTKKVGYPDKWKDYSKLVIGRNSYGENMINSALWHYNDMISKYGKPVDRTEWDMTPQTYNAYYNPSNNEIVLPAAIFTIPGYPDSLIDDAVVYGYGAASTIGHEMTHGFDDEGRNFDAAGNLVSWWTDEDAKKFQERSAVMVRQFNAYEPLPGKHINGAASLGENIADYGGVLLGIDAFKKTQQYKEGKLIGGYTPMQRYFLGYALGWMIEQRDQELAKRLMTDVHAPAKWRVIGPFSNVPEFYDAFHVKPGDPMWRADSVRVSIW; from the coding sequence ATGAAAGCCATTCAAAGGATCACGCCTTTTCTCATCGTTGCCCTGTTTTCCATTTTCGGATTCAGCGGCGCATACACTAATCTTCCTGATGTTTTTGCCGATAAGATCGACAGCTCTGTTGATCCTGCTAAAGATTTTTTTCTTTATGCCAATGGAAAATGGTTTAAGAATAATCCTATTCCCTCAAGTGAAACTAATTGGGGAGTGGGCGATCTTGTGCAGGAAGAAATTTATAAAAATCTGAAATCCATCAATGAAAATTCAGCATCACATACATCAGACGGAACAAGAGAAACGCAGCAGATCGGAAATTTCTGGAGCGCGGGAATGGATTCCGCAAATTGTGAACAGAAAGGAATTACTCCACTGAATGATTACCTGGCCATCATAGACGGCGCAAAAGATTTACCCGGCGTAGTGAATGCAATGAATAAACTCGAATGCATGCAGATCGGAATTTTTCATTCGGGAATATCGGTTGGCCAGGATTCGAAGAACAGCGAACGCATGGTGGTGAATCTTTACCAGGGCGGACTCGGCTTACCCGATCGCGATTATTATTTCAACACCGATGCCGATACGAAGAAGATCCGCGCTGCTTATGTAAAACACATTGCTAACGTGCTTGCGCTCTCGGGAACGAACGTGAAGATCGCGCAGAAGATGAGTAAAAAAATTGTTGCGTTCGAAACTTCGCTCGCCACAAATTCGCGCAAGCTCGCACAACTGCGCGATCCGTATGCAAATTACAATATGATGGGCATTGATGACGTGACAAAAAAACTCACCCCGTCCATCGACTGGAAAGCAGCATGCACTGCACAAGGATTGAAAAATGTGGATTCCATTATGGTGGGCCAGCCCGAATTTTTTTCACAGCTCGAAAAACTGATGAAGGGCACGAATGTGGAGGTGATGAAATATTACATGCGCTATCACCTCGTTTCTGCTTATGCTTCGTTCCTGAACAAAGCGCTCGATGATGAGGATTTTAATTTCTTCGGAAAAATTCTTTCGGGCGCGCAGTCGCAACGCCCGCGCTGGAAACGCGTACTCGATGCCGAAGAAGGTGCAATGGGAATGGTGCTCGGAAAATTATTTGTGCAGGAATATTTTCCTGAGAAAACAAAAAAACGATACAACGATATGGTGGAAGCGATACGCACCGCTTATGCAGAAAGAATAAAACGCCTCGACTGGATGAGTGATGCAACAAAAACAAAAGCGCTGGATAAACTTTCGCGCATGACGAAAAAAGTCGGTTACCCTGATAAGTGGAAAGATTATTCGAAACTTGTTATCGGTAGAAATTCTTACGGAGAGAATATGATCAATTCGGCGCTCTGGCATTACAACGATATGATCTCGAAATACGGAAAACCGGTTGATCGTACAGAATGGGATATGACGCCGCAGACTTATAATGCCTATTACAATCCTTCGAACAATGAAATAGTTTTGCCCGCCGCCATCTTCACAATTCCCGGTTATCCCGATTCTCTTATTGATGACGCTGTTGTTTACGGATACGGAGCCGCCTCAACGATCGGCCACGAAATGACGCATGGCTTCGATGATGAAGGAAGAAATTTTGATGCCGCAGGAAATTTAGTGAGTTGGTGGACAGATGAAGATGCAAAAAAATTCCAGGAACGTTCTGCGGTGATGGTGCGGCAGTTCAATGCGTACGAACCACTTCCGGGAAAACATATTAATGGCGCTGCTTCATTGGGAGAAAATATTGCGGACTACGGCGGAGTGTTGCTCGGCATTGATGCGTTCAAAAAAACGCAGCAATACAAAGAGGGAAAACTCATTGGCGGATACACGCCGATGCAAAGATATTTTCTTGGTTATGCGCTTGGCTGGATGATCGAGCAGCGCGACCAGGAACTGGCGAAACGGCTAATGACCGATGTACATGCACCGGCGAAATGGAGAGTGATTGGCCCGTTCTCGAATGTTCCGGAATTTTACGATGCATTTCACGTGAAGCCCGGCGATCCAATGTGGCGCGCCGATTCGGTGAGAGTAAGCATCTGGTAA
- a CDS encoding carboxypeptidase regulatory-like domain-containing protein, protein MKNLFRTLAAALLIFPMSAFAQDANTGDIKVTVTDEMNAPMPGAVVMIVAGGSTQGGATNMDGTITFRALNPGSYDLTARMSGYKKFTKTAVVVNAGQTAYTDFPMQLTTCDTCVIVIRDVKSPVDPTFSTLKNINADEIKTMAVDHSNLLSMITAECGDVQEGKGGQLVMRGSREGASTMYIDGEEMYGSTGIPGGAIEQVTVLSGGIPASFGDLTGGVVIITTKSYWTGASAKERMHEADAEAKAAAKKAMLEKEGKLKEDKNEIIEQSAPANGAH, encoded by the coding sequence ATGAAAAATTTATTCAGAACACTGGCGGCAGCTCTTCTTATTTTCCCAATGAGCGCATTCGCACAGGACGCCAACACCGGCGATATCAAAGTCACCGTGACCGACGAAATGAATGCCCCGATGCCGGGCGCAGTAGTGATGATCGTCGCCGGCGGATCAACACAGGGTGGAGCTACCAACATGGATGGCACCATTACTTTCCGCGCGCTCAATCCCGGATCGTACGATCTCACCGCGAGAATGTCGGGCTACAAAAAATTCACGAAGACCGCAGTAGTGGTGAATGCCGGACAAACTGCGTACACCGATTTTCCGATGCAACTCACTACGTGCGATACGTGCGTGATCGTGATACGCGATGTGAAGAGCCCGGTAGATCCTACTTTTTCCACGCTGAAAAATATAAATGCAGATGAGATCAAAACAATGGCAGTCGATCATTCCAATTTACTCAGCATGATTACGGCAGAATGCGGCGATGTGCAGGAAGGAAAAGGCGGACAATTAGTAATGCGCGGCTCACGCGAAGGCGCAAGCACCATGTACATTGACGGTGAAGAAATGTATGGCAGCACGGGAATTCCGGGTGGCGCTATTGAACAGGTAACAGTTCTTTCGGGAGGAATTCCTGCTTCATTCGGAGATCTCACCGGCGGAGTAGTGATCATCACCACGAAAAGTTACTGGACGGGAGCATCGGCAAAAGAACGCATGCACGAAGCGGATGCCGAAGCGAAAGCTGCTGCGAAAAAAGCGATGCTTGAAAAAGAAGGAAAACTGAAAGAGGATAAGAACGAGATCATCGAGCAGAGTGCGCCGGCGAATGGTGCACATTGA
- a CDS encoding MBL fold metallo-hydrolase — translation MKIKTFTFNPFTQNTYVLSDESGECVIIDPGCYDSEEEQELENYISAEKLKPVHLLNTHCHVDHVFGNYFAAQKWNLGLEINKEELPVLRAFPKVCELYGLKGNVQPEPEKFLDEGQTVKFGNTTLEIFFTPGHSPGSICFYSEKDKTIISGDVLFQNSIGRSDLPGGDPETLLNSIRKKLFVLPDEVNVFSGHGPSTTIGWEKRNNPFAGENS, via the coding sequence ATGAAAATTAAAACTTTCACCTTCAATCCCTTCACGCAAAACACGTATGTACTCAGTGATGAAAGCGGGGAATGTGTGATCATTGATCCGGGATGTTATGATTCGGAAGAAGAGCAGGAATTGGAAAATTACATCAGTGCTGAAAAATTAAAACCGGTTCATTTGCTCAATACGCATTGCCACGTGGATCATGTTTTCGGTAATTATTTTGCTGCGCAGAAATGGAATCTTGGCCTTGAAATAAATAAGGAAGAACTTCCGGTGCTGCGGGCTTTTCCGAAAGTGTGCGAACTGTACGGGCTAAAAGGAAATGTACAACCTGAACCGGAAAAATTTCTTGACGAAGGACAAACGGTGAAATTCGGGAATACAACACTGGAAATTTTTTTTACGCCGGGGCATTCCCCGGGAAGCATTTGTTTTTACAGTGAAAAAGATAAAACCATTATCAGCGGCGATGTGCTTTTCCAGAATAGCATTGGCCGCAGCGATCTTCCCGGTGGCGATCCTGAAACTCTTTTAAATAGTATCCGCAAAAAATTATTTGTACTGCCCGATGAGGTGAACGTTTTTTCCGGACACGGCCCTTCGACTACGATCGGTTGGGAAAAAAGAAATAATCCTTTCGCGGGGGAAAATTCCTGA
- a CDS encoding proline dehydrogenase family protein, which translates to MISFDNTEIAFSSKSDRDLKRSYWLFRIIGSPFMVKVGSGLTKFALAIHFPIRWMIKPTIFKQFVGGENIDECKRTVDALGQFNVGTILDYSVEGKESEKDFDDGAKEIVATIERAKNDTHIPFCVFKVTGLAQFGLLEKVSAGNKLSAGEDAAWKRVVERVETICATSEKYSKPIFIDAEDSWIQDAIDQLSDMMMEKYNRKKCIIYNTAQLYRKDRLQFLKDSFVKAQKGNYFLGMKLVRGAYMEKERARAKKMNYPSPIQNTKEDTDRDYDLAVAFCLDHIDRIGFCAGTHNEKSSMLLAKMMTEKNIPHNHPHIFFSQLLGMSDHISFNLSNDKFNVAKYVPYGPVRDVLPYLIRRAQENTSVKGQTGRELSLIIKEKQRRRK; encoded by the coding sequence ATGATCTCCTTCGACAATACTGAAATTGCTTTTTCATCCAAATCGGATCGTGATCTGAAAAGATCATACTGGTTATTCCGCATCATCGGAAGTCCGTTCATGGTAAAAGTGGGAAGCGGCCTTACGAAATTCGCACTTGCGATTCATTTCCCGATCAGGTGGATGATCAAGCCGACGATCTTCAAACAATTTGTGGGAGGTGAAAATATTGATGAATGTAAAAGAACGGTGGATGCGCTGGGCCAATTCAACGTGGGCACTATTCTCGATTACTCGGTAGAAGGAAAAGAATCGGAAAAAGATTTTGATGACGGTGCGAAGGAAATTGTGGCCACTATTGAACGCGCAAAGAATGACACCCATATTCCCTTCTGTGTTTTCAAAGTAACGGGACTCGCACAATTCGGATTGCTGGAAAAAGTTTCTGCGGGGAATAAATTATCGGCCGGAGAAGATGCAGCGTGGAAACGCGTGGTGGAAAGAGTGGAAACGATCTGTGCCACTTCTGAAAAATATTCCAAACCCATTTTCATAGATGCGGAAGACAGTTGGATCCAGGATGCCATCGATCAGCTTTCCGATATGATGATGGAAAAATACAACCGGAAAAAATGCATTATCTATAACACCGCTCAACTTTACCGCAAAGACCGTTTGCAATTTCTGAAAGATTCATTCGTAAAAGCGCAGAAAGGAAATTATTTTCTTGGAATGAAACTTGTCCGCGGCGCTTACATGGAAAAAGAAAGAGCCCGCGCAAAAAAAATGAATTATCCATCACCGATCCAAAACACGAAAGAAGACACTGACCGCGATTACGATCTTGCTGTTGCGTTCTGTCTCGATCACATTGACCGCATCGGTTTCTGCGCCGGAACGCACAATGAAAAAAGTTCCATGCTGCTGGCGAAGATGATGACGGAAAAAAATATTCCGCATAACCACCCGCACATATTTTTCTCGCAATTGCTCGGCATGAGCGATCATATTTCTTTCAATCTTTCGAATGACAAATTCAACGTCGCGAAATATGTTCCGTACGGGCCTGTGCGCGATGTGCTCCCCTACCTCATACGCCGCGCACAGGAAAATACTTCGGTGAAAGGACAGACGGGAAGAGAACTTTCGCTCATCATCAAAGAGAAACAGAGGAGAAGAAAATGA
- a CDS encoding glycosyltransferase: MPRSLHIVSFDVPFPPDYGGVIDVYYKIKSLKEAGVNVHLHAYAYGRVHSEKLDELCASVNYYDRNMSSALFFSRDPFIIASRRSDELLQKISSNDLPVFFEGLHTCTFLGAPELSAKKKFVRTHNIEHDYYRSLAAVEKKFSRRFYFNSEAKKLERFEKKLSLANGIFAISPADAEQLSSRYKNVEHVMAFHPNEKVEIKSGSGNFALYHGNLEVGENDLAARFLVNEVFSFLPFELIIAGNNPTAQLKKAVSGKKNIRLLANISTAEIDALISEAQVNVLPTFQATGIKLKLLAALFRGRHCLVNSPMIANTGLEKICVIGETALAMRARLNELFAKNFDADEILLRKNILGENFSNKKNAEKLIAKIF, from the coding sequence GTGCCCCGCTCTCTGCATATCGTTTCATTCGACGTTCCCTTTCCACCCGATTATGGCGGAGTGATTGATGTTTATTATAAAATCAAATCGCTGAAGGAAGCCGGGGTGAATGTTCACCTGCACGCCTACGCATACGGGAGAGTGCATTCGGAAAAATTAGATGAACTCTGCGCGAGTGTGAATTATTATGATCGCAATATGAGCAGCGCACTTTTTTTCTCACGCGATCCTTTCATCATCGCTTCGAGAAGATCGGATGAATTGCTGCAGAAAATTTCGTCCAATGATCTTCCTGTTTTTTTCGAAGGATTACACACTTGTACATTTCTTGGTGCACCGGAACTTTCAGCGAAAAAAAAATTTGTCCGTACGCACAATATCGAACACGATTATTACCGTTCACTCGCTGCCGTGGAGAAAAAATTCTCGCGGCGTTTTTATTTCAACAGTGAAGCGAAAAAGCTGGAACGATTTGAGAAAAAACTTTCGCTCGCCAATGGCATCTTTGCGATCTCGCCGGCTGATGCGGAACAATTGTCATCGCGGTACAAAAATGTGGAACATGTAATGGCGTTTCACCCGAATGAAAAAGTGGAAATAAAATCAGGATCGGGAAATTTTGCGCTGTACCACGGCAATCTTGAAGTAGGGGAGAACGATCTTGCGGCGCGTTTTTTAGTGAATGAAGTTTTTTCTTTTCTTCCTTTTGAACTCATTATCGCCGGGAATAATCCAACCGCACAATTGAAAAAAGCAGTGAGCGGAAAAAAAAATATCCGCCTGCTTGCGAATATTTCTACCGCAGAGATCGATGCGCTCATCAGCGAGGCACAGGTGAATGTACTGCCTACGTTCCAGGCCACCGGCATAAAACTAAAATTGCTTGCCGCGCTTTTCCGCGGACGTCATTGCCTCGTGAATTCACCGATGATCGCCAACACCGGCCTCGAAAAGATATGCGTCATTGGAGAAACTGCATTGGCTATGCGCGCGCGACTCAACGAATTATTCGCAAAGAATTTTGATGCAGATGAAATTCTGTTGCGGAAAAATATTCTCGGGGAAAATTTCTCCAATAAGAAGAATGCGGAAAAACTGATCGCGAAAATTTTCTGA
- a CDS encoding glycosyltransferase, whose protein sequence is MKRVIVSVINDLVTDQRVHRTCTTLHEMGFEVLLVGRHKHDSLTMPARDYKVHRMNLVFEKGVMFYLTFQFRLFFFLLNHKADIYFSNDLDTLYPNYLISKWRKKTLIYDTHEIFTEVPELVNRKFKQKIWKKWERRIFPKLKNVFTVNESIADWYAKEYGVRPRVMRNIPPLVNQSRTLTRREVHLPDDKKIILLQGAGINVDRGAEELVDAMQFVNDAVLLIIGGGDVIAHLKERASQEHLDGKIIFTGKLPPHELRSWTKLADVGVTIDKDTNINYRLSLPNKIFDYIHAGIPVLASDLIEVKKIITDFNVGKICASHDPLEIAGTINGMLSSPEYPQWKTNAVNAAQKLNWENEKRILVEVMNSL, encoded by the coding sequence ATGAAAAGAGTAATTGTCTCCGTAATCAACGACCTGGTAACCGATCAGCGTGTTCACCGCACATGTACCACGCTGCACGAAATGGGATTTGAAGTGCTGCTCGTCGGAAGACACAAACACGATTCGCTCACGATGCCTGCGCGCGATTACAAAGTTCACCGCATGAATCTTGTTTTCGAAAAAGGCGTGATGTTCTATCTCACTTTTCAATTCCGGCTTTTCTTTTTCCTGCTCAATCACAAAGCGGATATTTATTTCTCCAATGACCTTGATACGCTCTACCCGAATTATCTTATTTCCAAATGGAGAAAAAAAACGCTGATATACGACACGCACGAAATTTTTACAGAAGTGCCGGAACTCGTGAACAGGAAATTCAAACAGAAGATCTGGAAGAAATGGGAGCGCCGGATTTTTCCGAAACTCAAAAATGTTTTCACTGTGAATGAATCCATTGCAGATTGGTATGCAAAAGAATACGGCGTTCGCCCGCGTGTGATGCGTAACATACCACCGCTGGTGAATCAATCGCGTACACTCACGCGCAGGGAAGTTCATTTACCGGATGACAAAAAAATAATTCTGTTACAGGGAGCCGGAATAAATGTGGACCGCGGCGCGGAAGAATTGGTAGATGCGATGCAGTTTGTGAACGATGCTGTGCTGCTGATCATCGGTGGAGGAGATGTGATCGCGCATCTGAAAGAACGAGCATCGCAGGAACATCTCGATGGAAAAATAATTTTCACCGGTAAACTTCCTCCGCATGAACTCCGCTCGTGGACAAAACTCGCTGATGTCGGTGTGACCATTGACAAAGACACGAACATCAATTATAGATTGTCGCTGCCGAATAAAATTTTCGATTACATCCACGCCGGAATTCCGGTGCTCGCTTCCGATCTTATCGAAGTAAAAAAAATAATCACCGATTTCAATGTCGGGAAGATCTGCGCCTCGCACGATCCGCTGGAAATTGCCGGAACGATCAATGGAATGCTTTCAAGTCCGGAATATCCGCAATGGAAAACGAATGCAGTGAACGCGGCGCAAAAACTCAACTGGGAAAATGAGAAGAGGATTTTGGTTGAGGTGATGAATTCCCTGTAG